GCCCGTCCAGTCTTGTCCCAATAGCAACATAAACGGCTTTCTTGACGGTTCGGCCGTCCTGCCTCACATTGAAATGCACGGCGTCCATAAAGACGACTGCATACTTTTTGGCCAGCGGCCGGTTCTGCCATTCTTTGGCAATCGGCAGAATTCGATCCGTCATTCGCGAAATCATTTCAGCAGAGGCATCCACACCGTAGATAGACTGCAGGTGAGCCGAGATATCCCGGGTCGTCATGCCTTTTGCATACATGGACAGGACCTGATCCTCTATATTTGAGATATCGGTCTGGTTCTTTTTGACTGACTGCGGTTCGAAGTCACCCTTGCGGTCTCTGGGGACGTCGATCGGGATATCTCCGGCCGAAGAGGTGACTGTTTTAGGGCTGTAGCCGTTGCGGCTGTCATCTGTATGCTTGTTCTTGTAGTCATATTTGCTGTAACCGAGATGGTCATCCATCTCGGCTTCCAGCATCTGCTGGATCGTATCTCCGAGAAGATCCCTCAGCATAGCCTGTACGTCCTGGGCGTCTTCCGGTTTGTAGTGGGAAAGGAGACTCTGAATAAGCGCTTTTCTTTCCGGTGTCAGTTTTCTCTGTCTTGCCATAAAAATATCCTCCTGGATTGAATTTATCTTAACACCAATCCAGGAGGCTTGCTTTCTTCTCTATGGAGTTTACACAGAATTTGTTATACTCTCGCTATGGGCGAATAGAGGCCTGTCTTTAAACTGTGAACGCTCCATATGCCGGCATTCGCATGACAAGGGCCGTCCTGATTCGGACGGCCCTTGTCATGGTTTTTTAACGTACGAATGCTTAGGTCAGGCTATCTGCGCTCTTTAATCCACGCCGCGACCGCGGCCGCGCAGGCCGCCGCCAGCGCCAAGGGCGGGAAGCCGGCGTTGCAGCCGCTGCTGCTGTCTCCTCCCGTGCCGTCGGCGCCCTTCAGCTTTGTGCGGAAGATGTCGGCGAATGTGAGGTCCTTTACCAGCGCGTCGTCGTCCGCCGTCAGATAGTTGCTGTGGGGAGAGTTGTCGTCGGGGAATTTATCGTCGTAGTATCTGCTGTAGGATATATCCGCTGCTTCGCCCATCCCCGCGCTGTTGCCGGAGAAGGAGCATCTGGATATCTTTGCGGTGATCCTTGAGTCTTTGTTGAGTTCGTCGCTCTTCTTATACCAACTTCTGCCGTAGTGGATGTCTACTGCCCCGCCAGCGTACCTGGAGCTGTTGGAGGAGAGCTCGCAGCGGTTCAGCGTAAGCGTGCCTTCCCCCTTCATGCCGATAGCACCGCCCTGCGCCGCTTCGTTCGCTTTGAAGGTACAGTTTGAGAGCGTCACGCTGCCGTTGATGGCCGATACGGCGCCGCCGACGCCGTTCGCCGCTTTGTTGCCCTCGAAGAGACAGTCTGTCGCGTTGAGTGCGGGCTTGCCTTTTCCGTGCGGGTCGAGGTAGACGGCGCCGCCTCCTCCTGCCAGCGCCTCGGGTCTGCCGCCGCCCGCCGTGCAGTTTTTGAAGGTCATATTGAAAGCGCTCAGCGTAGCGTCGCCCTCGACGAAGATCGCGCCGCCAAGCTTGGCGTTGTATGCGCCTTCTTTGATGGTGAGGTTGCCGCTCTCCAGCGAGAGCGCCCCTTCGCCGCCGTCGATGTCAAAGACGGGGAATCCGTCGCCGTTTATCGTATGGCCGTTGCCGAATATCTTGAGCTCGTCCTTCGTCACGTAGAGCGTGGCGCCCGTCACAGCGTCGGTACGCGGCGTCTTGCTGGTGTTGGCCGCGTCGGTTTCCGCCTTCAGGTCGGCGGTGATGACGACGAGGTCTCCGGCACGCGCCCTTCCTGCTGTGATTTTGGCGTGTCCGCTATCGTCTTTTTCCCAGCCGCCGCTCGCAGGGTCGTATTTGCAGTATCCGAGTATCTCTTTCAGATCTTGATAGCTCGCGGCCCTGTGGACTTTTTCCGGCGCAAGGTGAGTAAGACGGTCTATATCTTCGAAGAATACCGGCTCGACTGCCTTCCCTCCGACTATGGGACGGCTCTCTTTCAGCTCTTTGGTATACGAAGAGGCGTCTCCCACGATAGAGAGCTTTCCGGTGAATGACGGATGGTAGTAGACGGCGAAGCTGACGTCGTTTTCTCCTGCCGCTGCGTGGTTGCCGCTGAAGGACGCGTCTATCTTGCACGCCACCTTTTCCGTCGACGAGTACGACCTGCCGCCGTTTGAGCCGTAGCGCACAGCCACCGCTCCTCCGGTATTGGCGGCCCTGTTGTTCGCGAAGCGGCTGGCGCTGTCAACGGCCAGTTTCGCGCCGTCTCCGTAGAGGGCGATGGCTCCGCCGACCAACGCTTCGTTTCCTGTGAACTCGGTGCTCATTATATCTACCTGTGCATACTGCGCGAGGATGGCCGCGCCGCTTCCGCTCTCCGTCCTGTTGCCGCTAAATGAGCAGCCTATGATCTTCACCACCGGCCCCACGGAACTGTGGTGCGGTCCGGCGTAGAGCGCGCCGCCGCCTGTCTTGGCCGCCGTGCAGTTTTGGAAACGGCAATTCTCCAGCGTAACATAGGAGCGGTTCTCGAAGAACATCCCTCCGCCGGGCTTTGCCTGGTAGCCCGCGCCCTCTATCGTAAGGTCTTTTATTACGATACCGCGCAGCGCGTCGGAGTCGTCCTCCTTGCTTCCGCCCTCGATGTTGAATGTGGGGTAGCCGTGGGCCTTTATCCTCTTGCCGTTTCCGTTGACGGTGAGATTTCCGGTTTTTACCGCGATCGTGGCCCCCGTCACCGCATCGGTATTTTCCTTCAGCCCCGGCACGCCTCCCTTTGTAACCTCAAGATCCTCCGTGAGGACGATCTCCGTCCCGGCTCCCGAGCTGTCGGCGTTTGCCGACGCCACGGCGTCGAGCAACTCCTGATAGCTTTTTACGTAAACGGTGCCCGCCTGAGCGCAGCCCGCGCACGAAAGTGCAAACGCCATCGCGCAGAGAGCCGTGAGCGAGTATATTGTTTTTCGCATGTTCTGAGCCTCCTTGACTTTACTACCATATATGGGGAATCAAGCCCCGCCTTTCCTTCGTCGCCTTTTACAGTTCCCCGCGCGAAGGTGGTGTCGCCAGTATGTCGTCGCTATCTCTTTTGCTTCGCCGATTCGGATATCTTCACATAGCCCGCCGTCGCCTCCCTTCTGCCGTCATGGAATACCCACATCGCCTCCGCCCCGTTTTGCTCGATGATACGCCGCGCCGACTCCGGCGGCAGGACGAAGGCCGCGGTGGAGAGGATGTCTGCCGTCTCTGAGTTGGGGTGCACGACAGTGACGCTGCGCACGTGCTTAGCGGGGTATCGAGTCCACGGGTCGATAATGTGGTGGAACTTCTCTCCGCCTGCTGTGAAATAGCGCTGGTCGTCCCCACTCGTGACGACTGAGCAGTCTGCTACATCCACGATGTCAATGAAGCCTC
This portion of the Synergistes jonesii genome encodes:
- a CDS encoding IS256 family transposase; the encoded protein is MARQRKLTPERKALIQSLLSHYKPEDAQDVQAMLRDLLGDTIQQMLEAEMDDHLGYSKYDYKNKHTDDSRNGYSPKTVTSSAGDIPIDVPRDRKGDFEPQSVKKNQTDISNIEDQVLSMYAKGMTTRDISAHLQSIYGVDASAEMISRMTDRILPIAKEWQNRPLAKKYAVVFMDAVHFNVRQDGRTVKKAVYVAIGTRLDGHREVLGLWVGGNESAKYWVGVLNEIRNRGTEDIFIISVDGLTGFADAISAVFP
- a CDS encoding right-handed parallel beta-helix repeat-containing protein; this encodes MRKTIYSLTALCAMAFALSCAGCAQAGTVYVKSYQELLDAVASANADSSGAGTEIVLTEDLEVTKGGVPGLKENTDAVTGATIAVKTGNLTVNGNGKRIKAHGYPTFNIEGGSKEDDSDALRGIVIKDLTIEGAGYQAKPGGGMFFENRSYVTLENCRFQNCTAAKTGGGALYAGPHHSSVGPVVKIIGCSFSGNRTESGSGAAILAQYAQVDIMSTEFTGNEALVGGAIALYGDGAKLAVDSASRFANNRAANTGGAVAVRYGSNGGRSYSSTEKVACKIDASFSGNHAAAGENDVSFAVYYHPSFTGKLSIVGDASSYTKELKESRPIVGGKAVEPVFFEDIDRLTHLAPEKVHRAASYQDLKEILGYCKYDPASGGWEKDDSGHAKITAGRARAGDLVVITADLKAETDAANTSKTPRTDAVTGATLYVTKDELKIFGNGHTINGDGFPVFDIDGGEGALSLESGNLTIKEGAYNAKLGGAIFVEGDATLSAFNMTFKNCTAGGGRPEALAGGGGAVYLDPHGKGKPALNATDCLFEGNKAANGVGGAVSAINGSVTLSNCTFKANEAAQGGAIGMKGEGTLTLNRCELSSNSSRYAGGAVDIHYGRSWYKKSDELNKDSRITAKISRCSFSGNSAGMGEAADISYSRYYDDKFPDDNSPHSNYLTADDDALVKDLTFADIFRTKLKGADGTGGDSSSGCNAGFPPLALAAACAAAVAAWIKERR